CCCTCGAGCATGCTGCCGACCGCAAAGCCGAGATCGAGCATCTGCGGCGCAACCTCCTTGTGCAGGCGCTTCTCGTCATACATCGCGGACAAAAGGCCGATCGTCACCACGACGAAGGTCTGGTACTGCGGCGACCACATCGGCACCGCGAGACCGTTGATATGCGGGCTCCACAGCCCGCAGGCGACGACATAGCCGTGCTCCCCCAGGAAGCGACGGTTGGGTTCGAGCCGCGGCCGCAGCACCTTGGCGCCTTCGGGGTTCTCACGTTCCATTTCCACGAGCAGCGCGTCGCCGACATCGGCATCGAGCGCCGCCGCGTAGGCGTGCCCCGCCGCGGTCGAGGCGATCGCGATGCGGCTGCCGGTGCTCTCGTGCAGGCCGAGCGCGTTGGCGGCGCGGGCATATTCGAGATAGACGAGATGAAAGCGATCGGGAATCACGAAGCCGACGGTGCCCGGCAATTGTTCGGCGACATCCTGCAGCCGCAGCCTGATCAGGTTGCGAAGCTGCAGTCCCCGCATCATCGAGGTGCTCATCGCCACCGCGCTCGGGCCGATGCGGTATTTCTGGTCGCGCGGCAGATAGACCAGCTGGCCCATCCGGGTCAGCGTGTGGGTCAACCGCGACACCGTCGATCGCGGCAGTCCGCAGCGATTGGAAATTTCCAGGTTGCCGAGCCGCGCCTCGTGGCCCTCGAAACAACGCAATACGTCGAACGCACGCGACACCACCTGAATGACATCGCCCTCGCCCGCCAGATCGCTGGCGAGCATTCCCTGCTTACTGAGCCGTTCCGAGCGTCTTCCCATGTGATTTTTTCCATTCCGTCAGGCGGAATAAAATTCCACTTGCAGATCAAGCTACCTCAGGCAATCTGCGGCCACAACAAAAAGCCGTTCGCGAGGGCATATGTCCGACAGACGGTCGTCCCTGGGAGAACGGAATGCCAGAAATCAAGATTGTGACCGAAGTGGCCGGACGCGTTTGCGCGCTGCCCGTTGAAATCGGCGGCAGCGTCGGCGATGGCGACGATATCGCCTTCGTCGAAGCCATGAAGATGGAAATCCCCGTCGCCTCGCCTGCAGCGGGCAAGCTCAAGCTCATTCTCGTCAGCGTTGACGACGTCGTCGCCGAAGGTCAGGTGCTCGCCGTCATCGAGACGTGAGCACTGCCGGCCGCTTCATCGACTTCGGTCCGATCGAGCTCCGCGACAATCCGTCCGGCTCGACGGATCGTGGACTCAGCGATAACCGCTACGACGTTGCCATCGCCATCGGGCGATGACATGATCCGGCCAACAAACAGTCATTTTTCGCGCAGCGAAAATATTGGAGGGAAGATGATCCGTCGCCTGATGGCACTTACGCCTGTCGTTGTCACGAGTGTTTCGCTGCTGACCTTGCCCGCGGCTCGCGCCCAGGACGTCAAGCTGCCGCCGACCATGACGTTCACGGCCTACGACACCGGCACCGCCGGTTTCAATATTGCTGTCGCCGTCGGCAAGATGATGAAGGACAAATACGGCACCGATCTGCGGGTGCTGCCCGCGGGCAATGACGTTGCGCGCCTCGCGCCGCTGCGTGCCGGCCGGGCGATGTCGTCGGCGATGGGCTCCGGCACCTATTTCGCGCAGGAAGGCGTGTTCGAATTCGGCGCCAAAGAATGGGGACCGCAGGCCCTGCAACTGGTGCTGTCCACGGTCGACTGCAACGGCGCCTCGCTCGGCGTGGCGAAGGACACAGGCGTTAAGGAGGTCAAGGACCTCAAGGGCAAGCGCGTCGGATTCGTCGTCGGCTCGCCGGCCTTGAACCAGAACTCGCTGGCGATCCTGGCGTTCGGCGGTCTCAAGCAAAGCGACGTCAAGTCCGTCGAGTTCTCGAGCTACGGCGCGATGTGGAAAGGCCTGCTCAACAACGACGTCGACGCCGCCTTCGCAACCACGATCACGGGCCCGGCGAAGGAAGCCGAGACCTCGCCGCGCGGCCTGGTCTGGCCGCCGCTGCCGCACAACGACAGCGCCGGCTGGGAGCGGGTGCAGAAGGTAGGATCGTTCTTCTTCCGGCATAACGCGACTTGCGGCGCGGGCATTTCCAAGGAAAAGCCGATCGAAATGGGAACCTATCCGTATCCAATCTTCGTGGTTTACGGATCGCAAGCCCCCGACCAGGTCTACGCCGTCACCAAGGCGATGATCACGGGCTACGACGTCTACAAGGACGCCGCCGCCGGTGCGAGCGGGCTCGCAGCCGACAGGCAGACCAAGAAGTGGGTGGTGCCGGTTCATCCCGGCGCGGTGAAGGCGCTCAAGGAAGCCGGCCAGTGGAGCGACGACCAGGAGGCGCACAATAACGCGCTGTTCAAGCGGCAGGCGGTTCTGGCGGCGGCGTGGGCGGATTTCGGCAAATCCAGCCCGCCTTCCGACGACAAGGAATTCCTGGCGAGCTGGATGAAGGCGCGCGCCGCGGCGCTGAAGAAGGCCAACATGCCGAACGGGTTCGAGGAATAGCGCTGCTTCGAAGACAGCCTCAGCTGCCACGCCCGCGCCGGATCGGCCGGGCCATTTGACGGGATTACTTATGTCGACTGCATCACCGACCGCCGACTCCGAAAAGCCGGCGGCCAAGCGTATCGAGTTCGACGATCCCCACGGCAGCCTCGGCAATTTGCAGGAGGCCGAAGTCACGCGGGTGCGGACCTTGAGCGGCGGCTGGCGCTGGGCGCTGATCGTGGCCACCGCGGCGACGATCCTGCTCTGCATCAACCAGCAATTCTCGCTGCGGTTCTTCATCGGCTACACCCAGCTCAACACCGAATATTTCTATCTGCTGATCGCGCTGATGCTGCCGTTCACCTTCCTGATCTTTCCGGGCTCGGAAAGCTCGCCGCTCGATCGCATCCCCTGGTATGATGTCCTGTTCTTTGTCGTGACTTCCGGCGCCGCCGTCGTGCTGATGCGCAGCGTGCGCAAGGCCGCGGAAGCCGGCTGGGAATTCGGCGGCGCGCCGATGCCGGTGATCGTCGCGGGTCTGGTGATGTGGTTCGTGCTGATGGAGGCGCTGCGTCGCACCGGCGGCTGGAGCTTGCTGCTCAGCGTGCTTCCCTTCACCGTCTATCCGCTGTTTGCCGACGCCAAATGGCTTGGCCCGTTCCGCGGCACCCAGTCGAGCCTCGAACAGGCGACCTCGTATCACGTGCTGTCGGGCGAGAGCCTGCTCGGCATCCCGATCCAGGCGTTCGCCGACACCGTGATCGGCTTTCTGGTGTTCGGCACCGCGCTGATGATGACCGGCGCCGGCAAATTCTTCATCAACCTGGCATTCGCGCTGTGCGGCACGTTCCGTGGCGGCGCCGCCAAGGTCTGCATCTTCGCCAGCGGCCTGCTCGGCATGATGTCCGGCTCGATCATTTCCAACGTGCTGACCGCCGGCACAATGACCATTCCCGTCATGAAGAAGAGCGGCTTCCGCGCCTCCTATGCCGGCGCCATCGAGGCTTGCGCCTCGACCGGCGCCGTACTGGCGCCGCCGGTGATGGGCGCGACCGCCTTCGTGATAGCGCAGTTCCTCAACGTCAGTTACGCCGATGTCGCGATTGCGGCGATCATTCCGGCAGCGCTGTATTATATCGGCCTGTTCATGCAGGTGGATTCCTACGCCGCCCGGCACGGTCTTGCGGGTATTCCGCGATCCGAGCTGCCGCGGGTGTGGGATACCATCAAGGATGGCTGGTACTATATCTTCGTGATCGCGCTGCTGGTCGTCATGCTGCTGTACTTCAAGCGCGAGAGCCATGCGCCGTTCTACGCCACTGCGCTGCTGCTGGTCCTGAATCAGCTGTTTTCCAGGGAAAGCCGCTGGAGGTTTTCGACGATCAACAAGTTCCTCGAGGTCAATGGCCGCACCTTCGTCGAGTTGGTCGGCATTCTCGCCGGCTGCGGCCTTTTGATCGGCGCGTTCTCGATGACCGGCGTGGTCTCCAGCCTCGCCAACGACCTCCTGCGGATCGCCGGCGACAACGCCTTCCTGCTGCTCGTGATGTGCGCCTTCACCAGCCTCGTGCTCGGTCTCGGACTGACGACGACGGCCTGCTACATCTTCCTTGCCATCCTGGTGGCGCCCGCGCTGGAAAAACTCGGCCTCAACAAGATGGCCGTCCACATGTTCATCTTCTACTGGGGCATGCTGTCGTCGATCACCCCACCGGTGGCCATTGCCTCATTCGCCGCGGCCGGCATAGCCGGTTCGCCGGCGATGAAGACCGGATGGGAATCGATGTGGGTCGGCAGCATCATCTACTTCATTCCCTTCTTCTTCGTGCTGAACCCGGCGCTGGTGCTGCAAGGCAACAGCCCCTATTTCGAGGGCCTCGGCCTGATGGCGCTGGCCGCGTTCGGCACCTTGTTCATCTGCGGCGGCATTCAGGGCTATCAGGCGTTCGTCGGCGATCTCCGTCGCGCCGGCGCGATGGAATGGCCGATACGGGTGCTGCTGGTGATCGGCGGCTTCGTGATCGCCACGCCCGGCGGCGGCATCATGCCGATCTCGCAATTCCAGGTCACCAGTCTGGGGCTGGCCATCCTGGTCCCGACGGTCGTGATCGCGCGGCTCCTGATGCGGGGGCAGCCGCTTGTCGCGGGCCAGTTGCGCGTCCCTTGATTGCGCGGCAAGACTAGAGGCGATGAACCCGCGGCGAACTAGGCGTTGGCGGGTCGCTGCCATTCCATCACGACGAACCACGGCGCCCGCCGAAAATTGGCCTGGCGCGACGGCTCACCGGACACCGGTCCAGGCTCGGCGAAGAATGTCAGGTTGAGCCCGTTCGCAAGGAAGGCTGCCATATAGGCGGTCAGCGGCCGGTGCCAATTCTCGATGCGGATATCCGCCCACTCGAACCAGAATGGAAATTCGTCGAGATAGCGGTCAACCGGATAATGCAGGCGCCGTCCCTCGTCGTCCGTCACCCAGCCCTGCTCCGCGCCGGCCGAGGTAAAGCCGGAGAGGTTTGCGATCAGCAGTGTGCCGCCCGGCTTCAATACCCTGGACATTTCGCCGACGGCCGTCCTGAAATCGGCGATGTCGACCAGTGTCAGATAGCTGACCACGAGGTCGAAGCTTGCCGCATCGAATTCAAGCTGCTCGGCGCGGCCGGGCCGATAGTCGCCGGATGGATCGCGTCGTTTCGCCGTCTCCAGCAATTGCAGCGTCGGATCGATCCCCGTCGCGTTGACGCCGGCCGCCTTCAGCATTCGGCAAAAGCGGCCCTCACCGCAACCAACATCAAGCGCGCGCTCAAACCGACCCTTCCCGACGCGGCCGAGCATGACCGGATCGAGCACATGCTCGCGCGCCCAGTCGCCCCGCTCCCCCATGGAGTCGATCCAGGCTTGGGCTGAACGATCCCATCCATTGCCCATCGGAGCGCGGTCCTGATCAGCTCACCACTTCCGTCACCGGCTGCATGTCGATGCCAAAGGTTTCCAGGAACTTCGACGTCATGATGTAGAAACCGACCGAGAGCTGCAACTCGACCAATGCTGCCGGCGTCAGTTTTGACGCGATGGCATTGAAGGTCGCATCGGTCGGCTTCTTCAGCTTGACGATCTCGTCGGCGAAGGCCAGCGCGGCGCGCTGCACGTCGCTGAAACAGGTCGCGGCCTGCCAGCTCTCCAGCGCCTCGTTCTGCTCGTCGGTGACGCCGACATTCTTGCCGATGCGCTTGTGCGCGACGATCTCGTAGGGCGCCTCGCACAGGATTCCGGTGCGCGTGATCGCGAGTTCCCGCACCACCGGATCGAGTTCGCCCTTGTGCCGGATCGCGCCGCCGAGCCGGCAGTACTGTTCGAAATAGCTCGGCGAATGCGCCATCATCCGGAAGATATTGGCGTTGCGGTTCTTGCCGAGAATTTCCTTGGTGCGCTCGTTCGATTTCGATGTGTCGCAATAGTCGATGCGGGCCATGATTCACCTTGGGTTTTTCAGTTCTTGATTGCTTTTTCGGATCGCGGGTTCCATTCCACAGTATCGGGCGGCTGATCACGGAGCAACATAACCGAGTCAAATTGCCGCCGCATTGCTGTTCGATCTTGAGATCGACGTTCGCTGAGTGGGGACTCAATTCAAGCGAATGCTCGTCGCGGGGTGTTCCGAGTAAAAAATATCTGAGCCGTCGAGCCTTCGCGGGCAACGATGACTCATGCCCAAGTCTAGGGTGCCCAAGTCCAGGGAGATCGGCATGAAGGAAGCCAGCAAAAGGGCGGCCTCGGAAGCGTTCGCGCAAATGCTGGCGGTGACGGCCATGCTCGTCATCGCCAGCTTCATCTTTTACGGGTGGTGACGGATTCACCCTTTTGGGTGAAGGCAAGCAACTCACTTCGCCTTCTCGAAATACGGAACCAGGCGCCCGGCAAACGGCGCGAACCGCGCGGTGACCTTGTCGCCGATGGCGAGATCATTGTCGCCGTGGGCCATCATGCGAAAGCCCTCCGCGGTATCGACCAGCACGATGTTGTAAGGCACATGCGCGCGGGTCTCCGGCGTGGCGGCGCGACACACCAGCGAGGTTGCGTAGACCGTCCCCTCGCCGCTCGCGGCTTTCTCCGCCGGGTCCGGCGCGCCGCAGGCGCAGCAGAAGCTGCGGCGAAAGTATTGCAGATTCCCGCAGGCCGCACAGGCCTGATAGACGATCGCTTCGGCGCCCGTGGTCCAGTCGGCGAGTTTGTCGCTCATCGCACCCGCTCCAGGAACATGCTGACATGCGACGACAGCACGCCGCCGTCGCCGTGCAGCAGCGCCATCGAGGCATCGCGCACCTGGCGATTGCCGGCTCGCCCCGTCATCTGCAGGTGGGTTTCGACCAGATGCGCCATCGCGCCGCCGACGCCGCAATGGCCGTAGCTGAGCAGACCGCCATGGGTATTGAGCGGCACCGCGCCGTCTTGGCTGAAATGCCCGGAGCGCACCCGCGCCGCCGCCTCACCGCGCTTGGCCAGGCCGAGGTCCTCCAGCAGCATCGCCAGCGTGATCGTAAAACTGTCGTAGACCGCGGCGTAGCGCACATCCGATATCGCGACGCCGGCGGCCTGTTTTGCCTTTGCAATCGCAATCTCGGCGCCGAGTTCGCTCAAGGCGGGCGCTGCCGTGACATGCTGATGGGTATGCGCCTGCGCGCAGCCCCTCACCCGCACGCCGATCCCGCTGGTCGGTTCACGGCTGACCACGAAGGCCGCGCCGCCATCCGACACCGGGCAGCAATCCAGCAGTTTCAGCGGCATCGCCACCGGCTTCGAGGCCATCACGTCCGCGACCGTGATCGGATCATGAAATTGCGCGCCGGGATGGGTCAGCGCATGCTTGCGCATCAGCACCGCGAATTCGGCAAGGTCGCCCTCGGTCACGCCGTATTCGTGCATGTAGCGCGAGGCGACGAGGCCGTAATAGGCCGGGATGGTCGGCCCCAGCGGCACCTCGTATTCGGGATGCCCGACCTGCGCCAGCGCCAGAATCGACGCGTCGCGGCTCTGCCCGGTCAGCCGGTTCTCGCCCGACACGACCAGCACGTGCCTGACTACGCCGGCCTCGACCAGCTGATGCGCCAGCATCGTCATGGCGAGCCCGGTGGCGCCGCCAACTTGCACGGCGTGAGCGTAAGACGGCTTGATGCCGAAATGCTCTGCGAACACGGTTGCAAGCATGATGTGCGGGGCGACCGTGGAGTAGCCGCAGAGAATGCCGTCGATCTCGCTGCGCCGCAGCCCCGCATCGGTAATCGCCAGCTGCGCCGCCTTGCTCATGAGGTCGAGCGAGGATGAGCCCTCATGCCTGCCGTACGCGGTCAGTCCGACGCCGGTGATGAAGCTCATGGACTTACGACTTCGTGCTCTATCCTCGTCATTCCGGGATGCGCTACTTAGCGCAGACCCGGAATCTCGAGATTCTCCGATGTGCAATTGCACATCGTAGTTCGCATCTTCGATGCGCCCCGGAATGACGGTGGAAAATTCCGAGTCATCTCCATCATCTCAATACGACTTCATCTCAATACGATTTGGGCAGGCCCAGCACCTTCTCGGCGATGAAGCTGAGAATGAGCTGCGGGCTGATCGGGGCGATGCGCGGGATCAGGGATTCGCGCAAATAACGCTCGACATGGAATTCCTTGGCATAGCCGAAGCCGCCGTGGGTCATGACCGCCTGCTCGCAGGCGTGGAAGCCGGCTTCGGCGGCGAGGTATTTGGCGGCATTGGCCGCCGGGCCGCACGGCAGGCCCTGGTCGTATTGCCAGCCAGCCGACATCACCATCAGCCACGCCGCTTCCAGCTCCATCCAGTTCCTGGCGAGCGGATGCTGGATCCCCTGGTTCATGCCGATCGGGCGGTTGAACACGATCCGGCTCTTGCCGTAGGCGGCGGCGCGCGCCAGCGCCACCTTGCCCAGGCCCACCGCTTCGGCGGCGATCAGGATGCGCTCCGGATTCATGCCGTGCAGGATATATTCGAAGCCGCGGCCTTCCTCGCCGAGACGGTCCTCGACCGGGATCTCGAAATTCTCGAAGAACAGTTCGTTGGAGTCGACGGGCTTGCGGCCCATCTTCTCGATCTCGTGCACGGCGACGCGCTTCTTGTCGAAATCGGTGTAGAACAGGCTCAGACCGTGGGTCGGGTTCTTCACCTCTTCCAGCGGCGTGGTGCGAGCCAGCAACAATATCTTGTTGGCAACCTGCGCGGTGGAGATCCAGACCTTCTGGCCGTTGACGACGTACTTGTCGCCCTGCCGCACCGCGCGCGTCTTCAACTGCGTGGTGTTCAGCCCGGTATTCGGCTCGGTGACGGCGAAGCAGGATTTGTCACGGCCGTCGACGATCGGCGGCAGCATGCGCTGGCACTGCTCCTTGGCGCCGAACACCACCACCGGATTGAGCCCGAACACGTTCATATGCACGGCGGAGGCGCCGGACATGCCGGCGCCGGATTCCGAAATCGTCCGCATCATGATCGCAGCGTCGGTGATGCCGAGACCCGAGCCGCCATATTCCTCGGGGATGCAGATGCCGAGCCAGCCGGCATCGGCCAGCGCCTTGTGGAAGTCGGCGGGGTAGCCGCCCTCCTTGTCCTTCTTCAGCCAGTAGGCGTCGTCGAAGCGTGCGCATATCTTGCCGACGGCGTCGCGGATCGATTCCTGGTTGGCGGACAGTGCGAAATCCATGGTCTCAATCCTTCTTGGCGCCGGGCGTCGTTCTGGTGACGCCGTCGCGCACCAATGTAGCGATCTCGCCGGCGAAGAAGCCCGCCTCGCGAAGAATTTCCTCGCCGTGTTCGTTGAGACGCGGCGCCAGCCGCGCCGGCTCCGCCGCGGTGTCCGACCAGGTCGCCGACACCTTCATGTTGCGGATCCGGCCTTCGGTCGGATGATCGACGACGGGAAAGAAATTGGTCGCGACCAGATGCGGGTCCTGCAAAATGCTCTCGAGATTGTGCATCGGCATCACGGGCACATCGGCTTTGACCAGGAGCTCCGTCCATTCGGCGGTGGTTCGCGTCTCGAAAATCCGCGCCAGCTCGGCATAAACAGTGTCGATATTGGCGGCACGGCCGGCGAAGGTGGCGAATTTCGGATTCTGGCGCAGATCGTCGCGGCCGGTCGCGTCGAAGAAGGCGTTCCACTGCTTGTCGTTGTAGACGATCACGCAGATATAGCCGTCGGAAGTCTTGTACGGCCTCCGGTCGCGCGACAGGTGCCGCGCATAGCCGCCTCTGTCGAGCGGCGGCTCGTAGGTGAGCCCGCCCATGTGATCGCCCATGACGAAACCCGCCATGGTCTCGAACATCGGAATATCGACGCGCTGGCCGCGCCCGGTGCGGTCGCGATGCACCAGGCTGGCGCAGATCGCGCCGACGGCGGTCAAGCCCACAATGCGGTCGACCAGAGCATTCGGAACATAACGCGGCGTGTCGTCGCCGCCGACCGCCATCAGATGCGCCAGCGCCGAGCCGCCCTGGATCAGGTCGTCATAAGCGGGCTTGGCGGCATAGGGACCGTC
The genomic region above belongs to Bradyrhizobium sediminis and contains:
- a CDS encoding IclR family transcriptional regulator, encoding MGRRSERLSKQGMLASDLAGEGDVIQVVSRAFDVLRCFEGHEARLGNLEISNRCGLPRSTVSRLTHTLTRMGQLVYLPRDQKYRIGPSAVAMSTSMMRGLQLRNLIRLRLQDVAEQLPGTVGFVIPDRFHLVYLEYARAANALGLHESTGSRIAIASTAAGHAYAAALDADVGDALLVEMERENPEGAKVLRPRLEPNRRFLGEHGYVVACGLWSPHINGLAVPMWSPQYQTFVVVTIGLLSAMYDEKRLHKEVAPQMLDLGFAVGSMLEGAEGDIFSNRLDRKPLPVTTHNNKITKTEDMNDLEAGTRRPRPARSVRARDGRR
- a CDS encoding acetyl-CoA carboxylase biotin carboxyl carrier protein subunit; this translates as MPEIKIVTEVAGRVCALPVEIGGSVGDGDDIAFVEAMKMEIPVASPAAGKLKLILVSVDDVVAEGQVLAVIET
- a CDS encoding TAXI family TRAP transporter solute-binding subunit, which translates into the protein MIRRLMALTPVVVTSVSLLTLPAARAQDVKLPPTMTFTAYDTGTAGFNIAVAVGKMMKDKYGTDLRVLPAGNDVARLAPLRAGRAMSSAMGSGTYFAQEGVFEFGAKEWGPQALQLVLSTVDCNGASLGVAKDTGVKEVKDLKGKRVGFVVGSPALNQNSLAILAFGGLKQSDVKSVEFSSYGAMWKGLLNNDVDAAFATTITGPAKEAETSPRGLVWPPLPHNDSAGWERVQKVGSFFFRHNATCGAGISKEKPIEMGTYPYPIFVVYGSQAPDQVYAVTKAMITGYDVYKDAAAGASGLAADRQTKKWVVPVHPGAVKALKEAGQWSDDQEAHNNALFKRQAVLAAAWADFGKSSPPSDDKEFLASWMKARAAALKKANMPNGFEE
- a CDS encoding TRAP transporter permease, producing MSTASPTADSEKPAAKRIEFDDPHGSLGNLQEAEVTRVRTLSGGWRWALIVATAATILLCINQQFSLRFFIGYTQLNTEYFYLLIALMLPFTFLIFPGSESSPLDRIPWYDVLFFVVTSGAAVVLMRSVRKAAEAGWEFGGAPMPVIVAGLVMWFVLMEALRRTGGWSLLLSVLPFTVYPLFADAKWLGPFRGTQSSLEQATSYHVLSGESLLGIPIQAFADTVIGFLVFGTALMMTGAGKFFINLAFALCGTFRGGAAKVCIFASGLLGMMSGSIISNVLTAGTMTIPVMKKSGFRASYAGAIEACASTGAVLAPPVMGATAFVIAQFLNVSYADVAIAAIIPAALYYIGLFMQVDSYAARHGLAGIPRSELPRVWDTIKDGWYYIFVIALLVVMLLYFKRESHAPFYATALLLVLNQLFSRESRWRFSTINKFLEVNGRTFVELVGILAGCGLLIGAFSMTGVVSSLANDLLRIAGDNAFLLLVMCAFTSLVLGLGLTTTACYIFLAILVAPALEKLGLNKMAVHMFIFYWGMLSSITPPVAIASFAAAGIAGSPAMKTGWESMWVGSIIYFIPFFFVLNPALVLQGNSPYFEGLGLMALAAFGTLFICGGIQGYQAFVGDLRRAGAMEWPIRVLLVIGGFVIATPGGGIMPISQFQVTSLGLAILVPTVVIARLLMRGQPLVAGQLRVP
- a CDS encoding class I SAM-dependent methyltransferase — translated: MGERGDWAREHVLDPVMLGRVGKGRFERALDVGCGEGRFCRMLKAAGVNATGIDPTLQLLETAKRRDPSGDYRPGRAEQLEFDAASFDLVVSYLTLVDIADFRTAVGEMSRVLKPGGTLLIANLSGFTSAGAEQGWVTDDEGRRLHYPVDRYLDEFPFWFEWADIRIENWHRPLTAYMAAFLANGLNLTFFAEPGPVSGEPSRQANFRRAPWFVVMEWQRPANA
- a CDS encoding carboxymuconolactone decarboxylase family protein, producing MARIDYCDTSKSNERTKEILGKNRNANIFRMMAHSPSYFEQYCRLGGAIRHKGELDPVVRELAITRTGILCEAPYEIVAHKRIGKNVGVTDEQNEALESWQAATCFSDVQRAALAFADEIVKLKKPTDATFNAIASKLTPAALVELQLSVGFYIMTSKFLETFGIDMQPVTEVVS
- a CDS encoding Zn-ribbon domain-containing OB-fold protein encodes the protein MSDKLADWTTGAEAIVYQACAACGNLQYFRRSFCCACGAPDPAEKAASGEGTVYATSLVCRAATPETRAHVPYNIVLVDTAEGFRMMAHGDNDLAIGDKVTARFAPFAGRLVPYFEKAK
- a CDS encoding thiolase family protein — encoded protein: MSFITGVGLTAYGRHEGSSSLDLMSKAAQLAITDAGLRRSEIDGILCGYSTVAPHIMLATVFAEHFGIKPSYAHAVQVGGATGLAMTMLAHQLVEAGVVRHVLVVSGENRLTGQSRDASILALAQVGHPEYEVPLGPTIPAYYGLVASRYMHEYGVTEGDLAEFAVLMRKHALTHPGAQFHDPITVADVMASKPVAMPLKLLDCCPVSDGGAAFVVSREPTSGIGVRVRGCAQAHTHQHVTAAPALSELGAEIAIAKAKQAAGVAISDVRYAAVYDSFTITLAMLLEDLGLAKRGEAAARVRSGHFSQDGAVPLNTHGGLLSYGHCGVGGAMAHLVETHLQMTGRAGNRQVRDASMALLHGDGGVLSSHVSMFLERVR
- a CDS encoding acyl-CoA dehydrogenase family protein: MDFALSANQESIRDAVGKICARFDDAYWLKKDKEGGYPADFHKALADAGWLGICIPEEYGGSGLGITDAAIMMRTISESGAGMSGASAVHMNVFGLNPVVVFGAKEQCQRMLPPIVDGRDKSCFAVTEPNTGLNTTQLKTRAVRQGDKYVVNGQKVWISTAQVANKILLLARTTPLEEVKNPTHGLSLFYTDFDKKRVAVHEIEKMGRKPVDSNELFFENFEIPVEDRLGEEGRGFEYILHGMNPERILIAAEAVGLGKVALARAAAYGKSRIVFNRPIGMNQGIQHPLARNWMELEAAWLMVMSAGWQYDQGLPCGPAANAAKYLAAEAGFHACEQAVMTHGGFGYAKEFHVERYLRESLIPRIAPISPQLILSFIAEKVLGLPKSY
- a CDS encoding CaiB/BaiF CoA transferase family protein → MGPLEGIKVIDMTTVLMGPYATQMLGDYGADVIKIEALEGDVTRQIGPTRHPGMGPVFLNTNRSKRSLCLDLKQPAGRDAVLRLIKTADVLVYNVRPQAMARLQLGYDVVSELNPRLIYAGVFGFGQDGPYAAKPAYDDLIQGGSALAHLMAVGGDDTPRYVPNALVDRIVGLTAVGAICASLVHRDRTGRGQRVDIPMFETMAGFVMGDHMGGLTYEPPLDRGGYARHLSRDRRPYKTSDGYICVIVYNDKQWNAFFDATGRDDLRQNPKFATFAGRAANIDTVYAELARIFETRTTAEWTELLVKADVPVMPMHNLESILQDPHLVATNFFPVVDHPTEGRIRNMKVSATWSDTAAEPARLAPRLNEHGEEILREAGFFAGEIATLVRDGVTRTTPGAKKD